One window of Diabrotica undecimpunctata isolate CICGRU chromosome 8, icDiaUnde3, whole genome shotgun sequence genomic DNA carries:
- the LOC140448516 gene encoding uncharacterized protein, translating into MDLRAVLCLALVAYTTASDVYSHPKVSKSVVVQTYVHRPRPIPLATRALAGVAAQVLANYAESRVPVVSIPVGAKKVYPVEYESHSPHIVPYVAKSKSLSYYDSELPVSAYSSPILGKSSFGGSLAYGNHHGSLLSSHSLGGSLAHGSHYGSLVSRHSGSELPVW; encoded by the exons ATGGATTTAAGA GCTGTTCTTTGTCTTGCTCTTGTAGCCTACACCACCGCCTCTGACGTATACTCTCATCCAAAAGTTTCAAAATCAGTAGTTGTTCAAACGTACGTTCATCGTCCTAGACCAATACCACTTGCTACGCGAGCTTTAGCCGGAGTAGCAGCTCAAGTATTAGCGAACTATGCAGAATCACGAGTTCCTGTTGTAAGTATTCCTGTGGGTGCAAAAAAGGTTTATCCTGTTGAATACGAATCGCATTCGCCACACATAGTGCCATACGTAGCCAAAAGTAAAAGTTTAAGTTATTATGACTCTGAGTTGCCAGTGTCTGCGTATTCGTCTCCGATTTTAGGTAAAAGTTCTTTTGGTGGATCACTTGCGTACGGTAATCATCATGGCTCACTACTATCAAGTCATTCTTTGGGTGGATCACTAGCGCATGGCAGTCATTATGGATCACTAGTATCAAGGCATTCGGGGTCAGAATTACCAGTGTGGTAA